The uncultured Methanolobus sp. sequence TATCAATTGATACCTATGATTTTTTTGATAAAACCAAGAATGAAAAATATGGACTGATCTTTTTCGATATGCCTGATGATATTGAGAAGTATATTGATGACAGTAATTGCCTTGCCAAATACCTGGTAATATGGGAATCAGAAGTAATACGTCCTACTAATTGGAATAAAAAAGATCACATGTTTTTTGATAAAATATTTACCTGGAATGATGAATATGTTGACAATATCAAGTATTTCAAGATTAATTTCTCCCATAAGATAGGGGAAGAGATTGTTATTGATTTGTCCAAAAAAAGCAAACTTTGTACAATGATATCAGCACATAAGTTCAGAAACCATCCACTGGAATTATATTCCGAGCGTTTGAAAACAATACGCTGGTTTGAACAAAACCATCCTGAAGACTTTGATTTGTACGGAATGGACTGGGACAAGTTCAGATTTAAAGGTGCTTTTTCCCCTATGAACCATATTATTGATAGATTTAAAATTTTGAACTTAATCTTTAAACCGGATTTCCCTTCATACATGGGGAAAGTCAGGTCAAAAAATGAGACATATGGTAAATACAAATTTGCAATTTGCTATGAAAATGCACGGGATATATCAGGATATATCACTGAGAAAATATTTGACTGTTTTTACGGAGCCTGTGTACCTATCTACTGGGGACCTGAAAACATAACTGAACATATTCCTGCAAACACTTTCATTAACCGTCATGATTTTGAAACATATGATGAATTATATAATACTATAAAACACATGGATGATGAAGAATATAAGGGCTATCTAGAAGCTATCAAGAACTTTATAAAAAGTGATGAAATCCATCAATTCAGCTCAGAGTACTTTGCAGAAATACTAATATCCAACATTGTTGAATAATATGTCAATTAGTTCAATGCTTAAGAAAATACACAGGATCCTGTTTTCTAACTATATTGCAAAGGCTTTTAGTCTTTATTCTGCTTCCCAGGCAATAAACGCACTGATCAACTTTGCAATCCTTGCCCTTTACACTAACTATTTATCTCCTGATGATTTTGGAAAACTGTCCCTCATATGGATATTTGTAGTAGTCATGTCTATAATAATAGATGGAAGACTTAATACCTCATTTTCTATCAGGTATTATAAATCAACAAAAGAAGAGAATACCACAAATATTTACACAATTTTCCTTTATAACTTACTCATTTTTATCATAGTATATGCTTCTTTTCTGTCCTTCCCATCTTCATTTGAAACAATAATGGGATTCCAGGTTCAAAGTAACGAACTATCAATTGTCTTTTTGCTTATTATTTTCATGGTTTATGGAAAATTCTATACGAACTATTTAATGATAGCAAAAGAACCAAAAAAATACTTTGTCACCATATTATTTTTCAACCTTATTCTCATAACCACCAGTATCATCTATTTGGAGATACTACAATCAGGATACATTTCATATCTTAAATCCTATTTAATCTCCTATCTTATCATAGCAGTTATCGGCTTCATATTCTTCTTCAAAGAGTACACACCCAAAAGATCAGAACTCTTTTCATATGACAAGCTTAAGAAATTGTTATACATCGGACTACCCTTAATTCCGGATGCAATATTATTAATGCTCTTGATATGGGCCGACAGGTACATAATTAACGTGTATCAGGGTCTGGCTATTGTTGGTATATATAGCGTAGGATACCGGTTTTCAGAAGCAATCAACGCCTTCATAATAAGCCCCTTCGGGCAGGCACTGTCGCCCCACTTATTTGAACAGTTTTCAAGGTCAAAGGAAGAATACAAAAAAACGATGAGTCTGATATTAAAATATTATTGGATGGTCATAATTGGAATAATAATCGCTTATTTTGTAGTTTTAAAAGAAGTGTACCAGCTTATTATCGAAGTTGAATATATGGAAGGATACAACGTAATCGGAATTATCCTGCTTGGAATAACCATTGGAGGAGCTGCAAATTTACTGGGAGCAACAATGGTTGTAGCAGAAAAGACAAAAAGAGTGTTCCTTTTCACATCAATAACCGTTATTCTGAATATAGGACTTAACCTGATACTTGTCCCGGAGTATGGGATGTATGGTGCTGCTGCTGCAACGCTTTTAAGTTATATTTTGCAACTTGCTTTAATCTATACATACACCCAGAAAATATTATATGTACAATATGACCGCATATTTATGATTAAAACTACAATACTATCTTTATTGTTCCTGCTTTCTGTGGTATCCATCTCTTATATGAAAATAAGCGTAGCACTTAGTCTTGGACTAAAAGGATCACTATTTGTGCTGTTCCTGTTTACATTATATAATATAAAAGAAGTTAATGATCTTTGCAAGAGGTTTTAAATTTTGTCAGCTGATATTAAAAGGAATCCGAAGGTTTCTGTTTGCATTCCTACATACAATGCAGCGAGAACCATTTCATATACACTTAAATCTGTCATTGAACAAACATATACAAATCTGGAGATTCTTATTGTTGACAACGATTCTTCCGATAACACTCTATCCGTAGTTAATGAATTCAGAGATCCACGAATAAATGTATACAGAAATGAGAAAAACCTTGGAGGAGAAGGCAACTTTACACGATGCATTGGGCTTGCAAGCGGTGAGTATACTGCAATATTCCACGCTGACGACATATATACTCCGGAAATGATCTGCAAACAGGTGGAAGCTTTCCAGAAGAATGACAATGTTCTCGCTGTCTCTACTATGGCTAAACACATCAACGAAAAAAATGAATTCATAGGGAAATCCGATATCCCTGCAAGGTTAAAAAAAAAAGAGATATACAATTTTGATGATATATTCGCTTCCGTACTTCAACACGGAAATTTCCTTATATGTCCAAGTTTTATGGTCAGAACAGATGTCTACAAAGAATTAGCTCCTTTTAATGGAACAGATTTTCGTACGTCTGCAGATCTGGACATGTGGTTCAGGATCTTGAAAAGGGGACCAATAATGATTCTAAAGGACTATCTTATGAACTACAGGATAGATGAAAACCATTTTACTCACCACTACGAATACCTCAGGACTGAGCCCCGGAATTTCTTTAGAGTTGTAGACCATCATTTAATGTTAGTGAATAAGCATACCAACAAAATATCTCAGAAAGAAGTTGACAAGTACCAGTTGCTTAAGAGTTGCGATGAGATTGTATGCAGTATTAATCTATTGATCAAAAATAAACAATCAAAAGCCAAGAGAATGCTAAAGCAATCTTCTCGCAGGAATGCTTTTTATGCTGCCGCCAGAAATCCACTAAAACCAAAATACATGTTTTTCCTGATATCCGGGAAATGTCTCATGATTTTAATAAAATATGGATTATGGAACCGATGGTTTTCCAGATTTCTGAATGAACTGCGATATAGAATTGCTTCTGATTTATTTTACTAGACTTCAAGAGTTATCAAAAGTAACACTTTAGTCACATCATAAATTAAAAAAATAGAATAAAAAAAGAGTTACAGAGACTGTCGGAAAATACAGGGTAAAAGTCCCATTTACCCATAGTAAGCGCAAATTTTTGCGACACTATTTTATTTTAGACAGATTTCGTCATTTGATTGATCTTTTTTGTCCAATAGACCATTATCGTTCTTAATATTTTTAGGGTCCTCTGAGATTATATCCTAATTACAGCAATATAATTCCTTTTTTACCTAAATACAGAGTTTATCTTACTGCCTCATGAAAAGTACATCCTATTTAGTTTTTAAATTCAAATTAAAGCCGAATAAAATCGTAATATTTATTGAGGAGGACGTATTATCCTCCTCTGGCGATTAATTATGCAACCCCCGCTTATACCACTAAACGAAGATTACAAATGGAAATTGTTATCTGAAATACTAAATGTTTTCGATTCAAGAGCAACCAGACA is a genomic window containing:
- a CDS encoding glycosyltransferase family 10; amino-acid sequence: MMDHFFLVCTSDFYYNNRIFDLDSSYNRDNYYYPFHYFKKKLAELSISIDTYDFFDKTKNEKYGLIFFDMPDDIEKYIDDSNCLAKYLVIWESEVIRPTNWNKKDHMFFDKIFTWNDEYVDNIKYFKINFSHKIGEEIVIDLSKKSKLCTMISAHKFRNHPLELYSERLKTIRWFEQNHPEDFDLYGMDWDKFRFKGAFSPMNHIIDRFKILNLIFKPDFPSYMGKVRSKNETYGKYKFAICYENARDISGYITEKIFDCFYGACVPIYWGPENITEHIPANTFINRHDFETYDELYNTIKHMDDEEYKGYLEAIKNFIKSDEIHQFSSEYFAEILISNIVE
- a CDS encoding oligosaccharide flippase family protein, with the translated sequence MSISSMLKKIHRILFSNYIAKAFSLYSASQAINALINFAILALYTNYLSPDDFGKLSLIWIFVVVMSIIIDGRLNTSFSIRYYKSTKEENTTNIYTIFLYNLLIFIIVYASFLSFPSSFETIMGFQVQSNELSIVFLLIIFMVYGKFYTNYLMIAKEPKKYFVTILFFNLILITTSIIYLEILQSGYISYLKSYLISYLIIAVIGFIFFFKEYTPKRSELFSYDKLKKLLYIGLPLIPDAILLMLLIWADRYIINVYQGLAIVGIYSVGYRFSEAINAFIISPFGQALSPHLFEQFSRSKEEYKKTMSLILKYYWMVIIGIIIAYFVVLKEVYQLIIEVEYMEGYNVIGIILLGITIGGAANLLGATMVVAEKTKRVFLFTSITVILNIGLNLILVPEYGMYGAAAATLLSYILQLALIYTYTQKILYVQYDRIFMIKTTILSLLFLLSVVSISYMKISVALSLGLKGSLFVLFLFTLYNIKEVNDLCKRF
- a CDS encoding glycosyltransferase → MSADIKRNPKVSVCIPTYNAARTISYTLKSVIEQTYTNLEILIVDNDSSDNTLSVVNEFRDPRINVYRNEKNLGGEGNFTRCIGLASGEYTAIFHADDIYTPEMICKQVEAFQKNDNVLAVSTMAKHINEKNEFIGKSDIPARLKKKEIYNFDDIFASVLQHGNFLICPSFMVRTDVYKELAPFNGTDFRTSADLDMWFRILKRGPIMILKDYLMNYRIDENHFTHHYEYLRTEPRNFFRVVDHHLMLVNKHTNKISQKEVDKYQLLKSCDEIVCSINLLIKNKQSKAKRMLKQSSRRNAFYAAARNPLKPKYMFFLISGKCLMILIKYGLWNRWFSRFLNELRYRIASDLFY